In a single window of the Bacillus mycoides genome:
- a CDS encoding patatin-like phospholipase family protein: MKNIGLVLEGGGMKGLYTAGVLEYFMERDLFFPYVVGVSAGACMGATYLSRQKGRNKKVNTELVADHRYISYRNLIQKRELFGMDFLFDEVPNKIVPFDFQTFLNSNEQFVIGTTDCESGQAVYYNKTEHGNDILKIIRASSSVPFIAPAVEYDNRKLLDGGIIDPIPVFKAQNDGYLKNVVIMTKPEGYEKQRNKFSGLAKILYRRYPKIAEHLVEHYRFYNETVSYMNHNEQKDNFYVIQPSAQLPISGIERNKEKLVNLYNLGYTDAQYHYEKLLNWIEK, encoded by the coding sequence ATGAAAAATATCGGTTTAGTATTAGAAGGCGGCGGAATGAAAGGATTATATACTGCAGGAGTACTCGAATATTTTATGGAAAGGGACTTATTCTTTCCGTATGTAGTCGGTGTATCCGCCGGAGCGTGTATGGGAGCAACATATTTGTCACGTCAAAAAGGAAGAAATAAAAAAGTGAATACAGAGCTAGTAGCAGATCACAGGTATATATCTTATCGAAACTTAATTCAAAAACGTGAATTATTTGGAATGGATTTTTTATTTGATGAAGTACCAAACAAAATTGTACCGTTTGATTTTCAAACATTCCTAAATTCAAATGAACAGTTTGTAATCGGAACGACTGATTGTGAATCTGGACAGGCAGTTTATTATAATAAAACAGAACATGGAAATGATATTTTAAAAATTATTCGTGCATCAAGCTCTGTGCCGTTTATAGCACCTGCTGTAGAATATGATAATCGAAAATTGTTAGATGGAGGGATTATAGATCCTATTCCAGTTTTTAAAGCGCAAAATGATGGTTATTTAAAAAACGTTGTTATAATGACAAAGCCAGAAGGATACGAGAAGCAGCGTAATAAATTTTCTGGACTAGCTAAAATTTTATATAGAAGATATCCAAAAATCGCAGAGCATTTAGTAGAACATTATCGTTTTTATAATGAAACTGTATCTTATATGAATCACAACGAACAAAAAGATAATTTTTATGTAATTCAGCCAAGCGCACAGCTTCCTATAAGCGGAATAGAAAGAAATAAAGAGAAACTTGTTAACCTATATAATCTCGGCTATACAGATGCTCAATATCATTATGAAAAATTATTAAATTGGATAGAGAAATAA
- a CDS encoding YfiT family bacillithiol transferase: MKDLRYPIGQFTYVGTITEEIIDKWIQEIEDLPNELARAIKDLDQKQLDTPYRVGGWTVRQVVHHVVDSHMNSYIRFKLALTEKNPTIKPYKEEKWAELPDSKLPVDVSLVMLDSLHKRWINLLYSLEPADLEKTFNHPESGETKLAAAIGLYAWHGRHHTAHITSLRERLNW; the protein is encoded by the coding sequence ATGAAGGATTTACGTTATCCAATAGGTCAATTTACTTACGTAGGAACTATTACAGAAGAAATAATTGATAAATGGATTCAAGAAATAGAGGATTTACCTAATGAACTAGCAAGAGCGATAAAAGATTTAGATCAGAAGCAGTTAGATACACCGTATCGCGTCGGTGGATGGACTGTTCGCCAAGTAGTTCATCATGTTGTTGATAGTCATATGAATAGCTACATACGCTTTAAATTAGCACTGACAGAAAAGAATCCAACTATTAAACCGTACAAAGAAGAAAAATGGGCAGAGCTACCTGACTCGAAATTACCAGTAGATGTTTCACTTGTAATGCTAGATTCATTACATAAAAGATGGATTAACTTATTATATTCTTTAGAACCGGCAGATTTAGAAAAGACATTTAATCATCCTGAATCAGGAGAAACAAAACTTGCTGCTGCAATTGGACTATATGCATGGCACGGTCGTCATCATACAGCTCATATTACTTCTTTAAGAGAGCGTTTAAATTGGTAA
- a CDS encoding GNAT family N-acetyltransferase encodes MEIYIEQLKNQDAEDLFNFELTNKSFFETMVPSRGSNYYVYEYFQKQLAELLKEQTEGISYFHLIRNTEKEIVGRINLVDVDKEKRIGSLGYRVGEDFTKKGVAAASVKLILAQARVYEINEIHAMTTTNNIASQIVLEKNGFSREKQAETTTVDLNGENVNFVHYIWRTTKG; translated from the coding sequence ATGGAAATATACATAGAACAATTAAAGAATCAAGACGCTGAAGATTTATTTAATTTTGAACTCACGAACAAATCATTTTTTGAAACAATGGTACCAAGTCGTGGCTCTAATTATTACGTGTATGAATACTTTCAAAAGCAACTTGCCGAACTATTAAAAGAACAAACTGAGGGGATTTCTTATTTTCATCTCATACGTAATACAGAAAAAGAAATTGTAGGACGTATCAATTTAGTTGATGTAGATAAGGAAAAACGAATTGGGTCGTTAGGCTACCGAGTTGGAGAGGATTTTACAAAAAAAGGAGTTGCAGCAGCATCTGTAAAATTGATTTTGGCTCAAGCAAGAGTCTATGAAATTAATGAAATACATGCTATGACAACAACAAATAACATAGCTTCACAAATTGTATTAGAAAAGAACGGATTTTCTCGTGAAAAGCAAGCGGAGACAACTACTGTAGATTTAAACGGAGAAAACGTAAATTTCGTACATTATATTTGGAGGACTACTAAGGGTTAA
- a CDS encoding GNAT family N-acetyltransferase — translation MARSSSYSSYYFFKRAFKLVTLEKATEIDAAVLFQMQIDSFSPLLNKYKDYETNPANESIEKTILRINNPSNNFYKMIIDSNLVEAICISQKERPYKFWISPMFIHPIYQGKGIAKKVLILIEEMFPEARSFELATILEEERNCFLYEKMGYKRTEVIKKLNDKTTLIYYKKER, via the coding sequence ATGGCACGGTCGTCATCATACAGCTCATATTACTTCTTTAAGAGAGCGTTTAAATTGGTAACATTAGAGAAGGCGACAGAAATTGATGCAGCAGTTTTATTTCAAATGCAAATAGACTCATTTAGTCCTTTATTAAATAAATATAAAGACTATGAAACAAATCCAGCAAATGAATCTATTGAAAAAACTATTTTAAGAATAAATAATCCGAGCAACAACTTTTATAAGATGATAATAGATTCGAACCTTGTTGAAGCGATATGTATATCCCAAAAAGAAAGACCTTATAAATTTTGGATCAGTCCAATGTTCATTCATCCAATCTATCAAGGGAAAGGAATCGCTAAGAAGGTACTTATTTTAATTGAAGAGATGTTTCCAGAAGCACGGAGTTTTGAACTTGCTACGATTTTAGAAGAAGAAAGAAATTGTTTTCTATACGAAAAAATGGGGTATAAAAGAACAGAAGTAATAAAGAAATTAAATGATAAAACTACACTTATTTATTACAAAAAAGAAAGGTGA
- a CDS encoding YxiJ-like family protein, producing the protein MLLGKKVIFNELQKMHSPLLKPFPNCDLRKIRKDFNNMFTEDDCISADLNYYWMHTAGTLSYILNNNEKEIVFDQIKWLKKSFFEWFPQYRFIETEIVKYPILYRDFMNYEKARKLLLYYLTE; encoded by the coding sequence TTGCTATTAGGTAAAAAGGTTATTTTTAATGAATTGCAGAAAATGCATAGTCCGCTGCTTAAACCGTTTCCGAATTGTGACCTTCGAAAAATACGAAAAGATTTTAATAATATGTTTACAGAAGATGATTGCATAAGCGCTGATTTAAATTATTATTGGATGCATACAGCAGGTACTTTAAGTTACATACTTAATAACAACGAAAAGGAGATTGTGTTTGATCAAATAAAGTGGCTAAAGAAATCGTTTTTTGAATGGTTTCCGCAATATCGTTTTATAGAAACAGAAATTGTGAAGTATCCCATTTTGTATAGAGATTTCATGAATTATGAGAAGGCCCGGAAACTATTACTGTATTATCTTACTGAATAA
- a CDS encoding PH domain-containing protein yields the protein MGLFSGILGNASSASTESVERDLEKIMLDDEKVEHAYKLIRDLIVFTNRRLILVDKQGISGKKTEYHSIPYKSITQFSIETAGHFDLDAELKIWVSSMDDPITKEFKGDDSILSIQKALVTYTTK from the coding sequence ATGGGTTTATTTAGTGGTATTTTAGGAAATGCATCAAGTGCGAGTACAGAAAGCGTTGAACGTGATTTAGAAAAGATTATGCTAGACGATGAGAAAGTTGAGCATGCTTATAAATTAATTCGTGATTTAATCGTATTTACAAATCGTCGTCTTATTTTAGTAGATAAACAAGGAATATCAGGTAAAAAAACAGAGTATCATTCTATTCCTTATAAAAGCATTACACAATTTAGCATTGAAACAGCTGGGCATTTTGATTTAGATGCAGAGCTTAAAATTTGGGTATCTAGTATGGATGATCCAATTACGAAAGAATTTAAAGGTGACGATAGTATTTTAAGCATTCAAAAAGCGTTAGTAACATATACGACGAAATAA
- a CDS encoding nucleotide excision repair endonuclease — translation MNLIKINIPEADVSITERNQVIKGDEPLITPINGFIDFHLFPRDKGGIFMFYNINDELLFVGKARKIRQRIKKHFEDNVSPIKNNRDEVYRIDACIVEDPTEREIYETYIINKYKAKYNVDKVFYK, via the coding sequence ATGAACTTGATTAAAATTAATATTCCTGAAGCTGATGTTTCAATTACTGAACGTAACCAAGTTATTAAAGGAGACGAGCCATTAATTACTCCAATTAACGGTTTTATCGATTTCCACTTGTTCCCTAGAGATAAAGGCGGCATTTTTATGTTTTACAATATTAATGACGAACTTCTTTTCGTAGGTAAAGCTCGTAAAATTAGACAACGTATTAAAAAGCATTTTGAAGATAATGTTTCACCAATCAAAAATAATCGTGATGAAGTATACCGTATCGATGCATGTATCGTAGAAGATCCAACTGAAAGAGAAATTTACGAAACATACATCATTAATAAGTACAAAGCGAAATATAACGTTGATAAAGTGTTTTATAAATAA
- a CDS encoding undecaprenyl-diphosphate phosphatase → MNWLEAFILGIIQGLTEFLPISSTGHLYLGRHIFQLDEAGLFLDTMLHIGTLLAVFIYYRKEFIYLIKNPFSKLMLLLIVGTIPAVVIGLLFKDFFEDISKTGITIGWEFLVTGLFLYMADKQKNGRKKMNDITYKDAFIIGSFQAVAIFPAISRSGMTIVAALWRKLDRETAAYFSFLLSTPAIVGAIILQFADVFQGKAESISSTSLIVGTLSAAFFGYIAVSWMIQYLKRHSLKVFAYYVWGLGILILMLQFTQVF, encoded by the coding sequence ATGAATTGGCTAGAAGCTTTTATTTTAGGAATTATTCAAGGGCTGACAGAGTTTTTACCTATAAGCAGTACAGGTCACCTATATTTAGGGCGACATATTTTTCAGTTAGATGAGGCAGGTTTGTTTTTAGATACGATGCTGCATATAGGGACGTTACTTGCGGTGTTTATTTATTATAGAAAAGAATTTATTTATTTAATAAAAAATCCATTTTCAAAGCTTATGCTATTACTTATTGTCGGGACGATACCTGCGGTTGTAATCGGCTTATTATTTAAAGACTTTTTTGAAGATATTTCAAAAACAGGTATAACAATAGGTTGGGAGTTTTTAGTGACGGGTTTATTTCTTTATATGGCCGATAAACAAAAGAACGGTCGTAAAAAAATGAATGATATTACATATAAAGATGCATTCATAATTGGTTCATTTCAAGCAGTAGCTATATTTCCAGCAATTTCCCGTTCTGGAATGACAATTGTCGCTGCATTATGGAGAAAGTTAGACCGCGAAACAGCGGCGTACTTTTCCTTTTTATTATCAACACCAGCTATTGTCGGAGCTATCATCTTGCAATTTGCAGATGTTTTTCAAGGGAAAGCTGAATCTATTTCTAGTACATCACTAATTGTCGGAACATTATCAGCAGCGTTCTTTGGTTACATAGCAGTTTCGTGGATGATTCAATATTTAAAACGTCATTCTTTAAAAGTATTCGCGTATTACGTATGGGGATTAGGTATTTTAATTTTAATGTTGCAATTCACACAGGTGTTTTAA
- a CDS encoding FAD-dependent oxidoreductase, with translation MFTKAIVIGGSIAGKLAAKALSNTFEEVIIVEAGEEWDGNGPRKRVPQSNHPHVLLKGGEEALEELFPNITNELIEAGSIVNNFTRDLKWHQFGLWKQPFKGEINMIQQSRLLLESHIQKRIEQVSNVTSKYEMLVEGLLVDNKLNKVYGITAKCLKTGMKEEFHADLVVDASGFGSKSIDWLQEYNFEVQEEKVRIDLFYATRMFRLKEKEKLDCCNMLMSPSFPENPYGVLIQTIEDDRYFVTFSGYANEKAPQTDDEFYDFAENLSITNVTEFLNKSEAITDIKTYKIPYQVRRRFDLVNNLPEGLLVVGDAHCRFDPVFGQGVSVAAMEAHQLQLILQGRKRLDKTLTREFYRKTAMIIKTPWEMTTTEIARHPKLQKELTTKQKFQQWYTKQIYQLSASDSDIYIRLVRVMNLIRSPFHLFHPRVLLTVLLRRKK, from the coding sequence ATGTTTACTAAGGCTATTGTTATTGGTGGAAGTATCGCAGGAAAACTCGCCGCAAAGGCTTTATCAAATACGTTTGAAGAAGTAATCATTGTAGAAGCTGGTGAAGAATGGGATGGAAATGGTCCGCGAAAAAGAGTTCCGCAAAGTAATCATCCGCATGTGTTATTAAAAGGCGGCGAAGAAGCACTTGAGGAGTTGTTTCCTAACATTACTAATGAATTAATTGAAGCAGGTAGCATCGTAAATAACTTTACTCGCGATTTAAAATGGCATCAGTTCGGCCTATGGAAGCAGCCTTTCAAAGGCGAAATAAATATGATTCAACAAAGTCGTCTTCTGTTAGAATCGCATATTCAAAAACGAATTGAACAAGTTTCAAATGTTACTTCGAAGTATGAAATGTTGGTTGAAGGATTACTAGTAGATAACAAACTTAATAAAGTCTATGGAATAACAGCTAAATGTTTGAAAACAGGAATGAAAGAAGAATTTCATGCAGATCTTGTTGTTGATGCAAGTGGATTTGGTTCGAAAAGTATAGATTGGTTACAAGAATACAATTTCGAAGTACAAGAAGAGAAAGTAAGAATTGATTTGTTTTACGCAACTAGAATGTTTAGGCTCAAAGAAAAAGAGAAATTAGACTGCTGTAATATGCTTATGTCTCCAAGTTTTCCTGAGAATCCTTATGGTGTTCTAATTCAAACGATTGAAGATGACCGTTATTTTGTTACTTTTAGTGGATATGCGAATGAAAAAGCACCGCAAACAGATGATGAATTTTATGATTTTGCTGAAAACCTATCAATCACTAATGTTACAGAGTTTCTAAACAAATCTGAGGCGATTACCGATATAAAAACGTACAAAATTCCATATCAAGTACGCAGGCGATTTGATCTAGTTAATAATTTGCCTGAAGGATTGTTAGTAGTTGGAGATGCGCATTGTCGTTTTGATCCAGTTTTCGGACAAGGTGTTTCAGTTGCAGCTATGGAAGCTCACCAATTGCAACTAATTCTTCAAGGGAGAAAAAGGCTTGATAAAACATTAACTCGAGAGTTTTATAGGAAGACTGCTATGATTATCAAAACACCTTGGGAAATGACCACAACGGAGATAGCACGTCATCCTAAGTTACAGAAAGAATTAACTACGAAACAAAAATTTCAGCAATGGTATACGAAACAAATATATCAACTTTCTGCAAGTGATTCTGATATTTATATTCGGTTAGTCAGAGTTATGAACTTAATTCGTAGTCCATTTCATCTTTTTCATCCTAGAGTATTACTTACTGTATTACTCAGACGAAAGAAATAG